In one Pseudomonas tensinigenes genomic region, the following are encoded:
- a CDS encoding M16 family metallopeptidase, producing the protein MNALARRAAGLLLSTVCLPLSALAADPQPTHEFTLDNGLKVVVREDHRAPVVVSQVWYKVGSSYETPGQTGLSHALEHMMFKGSEKVGPGEASLILRDLGAEENAFTSDDFTAYYQVLARDRLGVAFELEADRMANLRLPADEFAKEIEVIKEERRLRTDDKPMSKAYERYKAMAYPASGYHTPTIGWMADLDRMKVEELRHWYQSWYVPNNATLVVVGDVTPDEVKTLAQRYFGPIAKRDVPPAKQPLELAEPGERKITLHVQTQLPSLMLGFNVPSIATAEDKRSVNALRLISALLDGGYSGRIPTQLERGEELVSGGSSSYDAYTRGDSLFTLSATPNTQKKKTMAQAEAGLWKLLEQLKTTAPSAEELERVRAQVIAGLVFERDSITSQATAIGQLETVGLSWKLMDTELADLESVTPQDIQNAAKLYFTRERLSVAHVLPLETTHE; encoded by the coding sequence ATGAATGCTCTAGCCCGCCGCGCTGCAGGCCTGCTGCTCAGCACAGTCTGCCTGCCCCTTTCGGCCCTGGCGGCCGACCCGCAACCGACTCACGAATTCACCCTCGACAACGGCCTCAAGGTCGTCGTGCGCGAAGACCATCGCGCGCCAGTGGTGGTGTCGCAGGTCTGGTACAAGGTCGGTTCCAGCTACGAAACCCCGGGCCAGACCGGTCTTTCCCACGCGCTTGAGCACATGATGTTCAAGGGCAGCGAGAAAGTCGGCCCCGGCGAAGCGTCGCTGATCCTGCGCGATCTGGGCGCCGAAGAGAACGCCTTCACCAGCGACGACTTCACCGCTTATTACCAAGTGTTGGCGCGCGACCGTTTGGGCGTAGCCTTTGAACTGGAAGCCGACCGCATGGCCAATCTGCGCCTGCCGGCCGACGAGTTCGCCAAGGAAATCGAAGTCATCAAGGAAGAGCGCCGCTTGCGCACCGATGACAAGCCGATGTCCAAGGCTTACGAGCGCTACAAGGCCATGGCCTACCCGGCGAGCGGCTACCACACGCCAACCATCGGCTGGATGGCTGACCTTGACCGCATGAAGGTCGAAGAGCTGCGCCACTGGTACCAATCCTGGTACGTGCCGAACAACGCCACGCTGGTGGTGGTTGGCGACGTCACCCCGGACGAAGTGAAAACCCTCGCTCAACGCTATTTCGGCCCGATCGCCAAGCGCGACGTGCCACCGGCGAAACAACCGCTGGAACTGGCCGAGCCCGGCGAACGCAAAATCACTCTGCATGTGCAGACACAGCTGCCTAGCCTGATGCTCGGCTTCAACGTGCCGAGCATCGCCACTGCCGAGGACAAACGCTCGGTCAACGCGCTGCGGTTGATTTCGGCGCTGCTCGATGGCGGCTACAGTGGACGCATTCCCACACAACTGGAGCGCGGCGAAGAGCTGGTGTCCGGCGGCTCGTCGAGCTACGACGCCTACACTCGCGGCGACAGCCTGTTTACCTTGTCGGCCACGCCGAACACCCAGAAGAAAAAGACCATGGCGCAAGCCGAGGCCGGTCTGTGGAAGTTGCTGGAGCAGTTGAAAACCACCGCGCCGTCCGCCGAAGAACTGGAACGCGTGCGTGCACAAGTGATCGCCGGCCTGGTTTTCGAACGTGATTCGATCACCAGCCAGGCCACCGCAATCGGTCAACTCGAGACCGTAGGCCTGTCGTGGAAACTGATGGACACCGAACTCGCCGATCTGGAAAGCGTGACCCCGCAAGACATCCAGAACGCCGCCAAGCTGTATTTCACCCGCGAACGTCTCAGCGTCGCCCACGTCCTGCCACTGGAGACGACTCATGAGTGA